The segment AGAGAAGAATGAACTTTCAATTGAAGTTGGCTACCTTCCTGTTATTCATCGGAGTTTCAATGGCTGAAGCAGCAAATCCCGTGGTGGTTCTGGAAACCAACAAAGGGACGATCAAAGTAGAATTGTTTGAGGATAAAGCACCGGTTTCGGTGAAGAACTTCCTCGCTTATGTGGATAGCAAGCACTACGACGGCCTGATTTTCCACCGCGTGGTGCCTGATTTCGTGATTCAGGCTGGCGGCTTTGATGATGCAGGGAAAGAAAAGAAAACCGAAAAGCCGATCAAAAACGAAGCCTCAAATGGTCTTTCCAACGTGCGTGGCACCCTGGCAATGGCTCGCACCAGCGACCCCGATAGTGCCACTTCGCAGTTTTACATCAATCTGAAGGACAACAAAGGCCTGGATAAAGCCAATGAACCTTCCGGCCACGGGTACTGCGTTTTTGGACGTGTAATCGAAGGCATGGATGTGGTGGATGCGATTGCCAAAGTGAAACTGCAAAACAAGGGTGGTGCACTTGCACAATGCCCCGCAGACAATGTTGTCATCAAGACTGCTAAAGTACACAAGTAATCGCACTTCGTTGCATCAGTTTCATTTTCAGGCCAATAATGTTTTATAGCTATTGTGCTATATAACCGTTTTGATTTGTAATTTTTGCATTTATTTCAGGCTTTAACTTTCTTCTTGGTCATTCGGCCCAAAACAAGACGTCTTTAAAGTGCTTATCGTTCCCACCATTTCCAGCTTTTTTCCACCATTTTTTCATTTTGTTCAAAATAATTGAGCAACTGATACTGTAAAAAGATATATTAATTGTAGTGGATAGAACGTACGTGGGGGCAGCGAAATTCCCAATTCCAGGTGGGATTGGGTTCAACTAAAGATTATTTCCGCTCCCACGATACAATGGGCATTAAATTCTCTCCGGTGGGTATTCCATGGACTTGCTTGCAAACATTTTCTTCGACATCGATCCCAAAAGCGAACGAGTGCTGTTGAAGGCAATGCCCGTGATGGTTGGTGTGCTGTGCATTCTGGCTATTGCGTATCGCTATTACAGTGCTTTTCTTGCTGCCCGCGTGGCCGTGCTGGACGATACCAGAACAACGCCTGCCGAACGATTGAACGATGGTAAGAATTATCACCCCACCAGCAAGTGGGTGCTGTTTGGTCACCACTTTGCAGCCATCTCGGGTGCCGGCCCACTGATTGGTCCGGTGCTGGCGATGCAATATGGTTATGCACCCGGTCTGATCTGGTTGCTTATTGGTGTGTGCCTGGCAGGTGCCGTGCAGGATATGCTGGTAATGGCTGCTTCCGTGCGGCACAACGGCAAATCGCTGGCGGAAATTGCCAAACGTCAACTTGGTGATTCTGCCTCACTGGTTGCCTCGATGGCCATCCTCTTAATTGTTATTGTGGCATTGGCAGGTCTGGCGATTGTCGTCGTGAAAGCACTTGGTGGCGAAACTGCCAAGTTACCGGCAGGTATGACGATTCAACCACCGTCACTCGAGGCTGTTGAATACGAAACAACGAAAGACGGTGCCACACTGATGAAACTTCCTAAGGAATGTGTGGTGAAATATGCCCCCACCAGTGAACCGAGCGTGCGTCCCGAAACGTTTGTGGTGCAGTTTCCTGCGAAGGTTGATCCCAAAACAACCATCGTCGATCAGAAATTTGTGCTGCCCGAAAAATGCCAACAGATTATCCCAGGAAGTAGCTGGGGCACATTTACCATTCTGTGCACCATACCGATTGCACTCTTCGTTGGGCTCTGGATGTATCGCATTCGCCCAGGCAGAATGACAGAAGCCTCCATTATCGGTGGCGTGCTGACCCTGGGGGCAGTATTTTTAGGTGGCTACATCCCCGGTTCTTCGATGGAGCAATATTTCAGCTTTACCAAGCACCAGACAATTCTGGGCTTGTGTATCTACGGCTTTATTGCAGCAGTGCTGCCTGTGTGGCTGCTGCTGACACCAAGAGATTATCTTTCCAGCTTTATGAAAATTGGTACGTTGGCCTTACTGGTTGTGGGCGTGATTGTAGCCAATCCCGTGCTAAGTCACCCACCGATCAACCATACATTCAAAGATGGCGGCCCCACCTTTGCAGGTGGGATCTTTCCTTTCGTGTTCATCTGCATTATGTGTGGGGCAATTTCCGGCTTCCATTCGCTGGTCTCTTCTGGAACCACTCCCAAGATGATCAGCAAAGAAAGCCACATCCGCACCATTGGTTACGGTGCCATGTTGACCGAAGGGTTAGTGGGCCTGGTTGCTCTGATTGCTGCTGCTGCCTTACCACTCAACCTGTATTACTCCATTAACGTTGATGTGGAAAAGGTGCCGCAGTACCAGGAAAGGCTGGATAAGATGTATGCGGAACTGGAAGGCAGCAAATCCGCCACTGATCCCATGCAGAAAGTAGGGGTGCGTGATGTGCACTCGCTCGACTTAGGCGAAGTAGAAGCCAGCGTGGGAGGTGAATCGCTGCGTGGGCGAACAGGTGGAGCCGTGACACTTGCAGTCAGTATGGCAATGATACTGACCGATGCCTTTTCCTGGGTGGATGATCGTTTATCGTCGCTGATGAAATACTGGTATCACTTTGCCATTATGTTCGAAGCATTGTTCATTTTAACCACCATTGATGCCGGGACACGGATCGCACGGTATCTGTTTCAGGAATTTGCGGGGAAAGTTTACAAGCCGTTAGGTTCTGTTGACTCCACTATCGGTGCCATCGTGGCTTCCGCACTGGTGACCTTCTGTTGGGGTGCCCTGATCTGGGAAGGAGGGATTTCAACAATCTGGCCAATGTTTGGTATTGCCAACCAATTACTCGCGGT is part of the Zavarzinella sp. genome and harbors:
- a CDS encoding peptidylprolyl isomerase translates to MNFQLKLATFLLFIGVSMAEAANPVVVLETNKGTIKVELFEDKAPVSVKNFLAYVDSKHYDGLIFHRVVPDFVIQAGGFDDAGKEKKTEKPIKNEASNGLSNVRGTLAMARTSDPDSATSQFYINLKDNKGLDKANEPSGHGYCVFGRVIEGMDVVDAIAKVKLQNKGGALAQCPADNVVIKTAKVHK
- a CDS encoding carbon starvation protein A; protein product: MDLLANIFFDIDPKSERVLLKAMPVMVGVLCILAIAYRYYSAFLAARVAVLDDTRTTPAERLNDGKNYHPTSKWVLFGHHFAAISGAGPLIGPVLAMQYGYAPGLIWLLIGVCLAGAVQDMLVMAASVRHNGKSLAEIAKRQLGDSASLVASMAILLIVIVALAGLAIVVVKALGGETAKLPAGMTIQPPSLEAVEYETTKDGATLMKLPKECVVKYAPTSEPSVRPETFVVQFPAKVDPKTTIVDQKFVLPEKCQQIIPGSSWGTFTILCTIPIALFVGLWMYRIRPGRMTEASIIGGVLTLGAVFLGGYIPGSSMEQYFSFTKHQTILGLCIYGFIAAVLPVWLLLTPRDYLSSFMKIGTLALLVVGVIVANPVLSHPPINHTFKDGGPTFAGGIFPFVFICIMCGAISGFHSLVSSGTTPKMISKESHIRTIGYGAMLTEGLVGLVALIAAAALPLNLYYSINVDVEKVPQYQERLDKMYAELEGSKSATDPMQKVGVRDVHSLDLGEVEASVGGESLRGRTGGAVTLAVSMAMILTDAFSWVDDRLSSLMKYWYHFAIMFEALFILTTIDAGTRIARYLFQEFAGKVYKPLGSVDSTIGAIVASALVTFCWGALIWEGGISTIWPMFGIANQLLAVLALSLVTTWIVRSGRSRYALVTILPMLFVISTTLSAGSLMIYDKRLNTLTLLLVLFIMITVFTVAVMAVITWVRFWKTGDGSSSQTPSINGGENQ